A genomic segment from Diceros bicornis minor isolate mBicDic1 chromosome 5, mDicBic1.mat.cur, whole genome shotgun sequence encodes:
- the GPR33 gene encoding probable G-protein coupled receptor 33 — protein MDLINSTDYLLSVSISVRNSTHFPAPASKMIVALPLFMSFVVGTITNGLYLWVLKFKMKKTVNTLLFFHLILSYFISILIMPFLAISYLQDNRWSFGSAMCKAFAGILYTGMYASVFFLSAISVDRYLLTLHPVWSQLHRTPRWASSIILGVWISASALSMPYVVFKETYDDHKGTVICQNNYAVSTNWESKKTQTLGKWIHVACFISHFLLSFFLPFFIITFCYQRVANKMKERSLFKSNKPFKVMMTAIISFFVCWMPYHVYQGLILAQTQSLLLQFALILTVITTFFNTVFSPTLYLFIGENFKKVFKKSILALFESTFREDSSTERTQNLNSEAYV, from the coding sequence ATGGATCTGATCAACTCTACTGATTACCTGCTCAGTGTCTCTATTTCAGTAAGAAATAGCACTCATTTTCCAGCTCCTGCCTCAAAAATGATTGTTGCCCTTCCTTTGTTCATGTCATTTGTAGTTGGTACCATCACCAATGGTCTCTACCTATGGGTGCTAAAATTCAAGATGAAAAAGACTGTCAATACTCTCTTATTTTTTCATCTTATTCtctcatattttatttcaatattgaTTATGCCATTCTTAGCCATCTCCTACCTTCAAGACAATCGCTGGAGCTTTGGAAGTGCCATGTGCAAGGCCTTCGCTGGCATTTTGTATACAGGAATGTACgcctctgttttcttcctctcGGCCATCAGTGTTGATCGGTACCTTCTCACTCTTCACCCAGTGTGGTCACAGTTGCACCGAACCCCACGCTGGGCTTCCAGCATCATCCTGGGAGTCTGGATCTCTGCCTCTGCCCTCAGCATGCCCTATGTGGTTTTCAAAGAGACATACGATGACCATAAAGGAACAGTGATCTGCCAAAATAACTATGCTGTGTCTACTAACTGGGAAAGCAAGAAGACGCAAACATTAGGGAAATGGATTCACGTAGCCTGTTTCATCAGCCACTTCTTGCTGAGCTTCTTTTTGCCTTTCTTCATCATCACCTTCTGTTACCAAAGAGTAGCCAACAAGATGAAAGAGAGGAGCCTGTTTAAATCCAACAAGCCCTTCAAAGTCATGATGACCGCCATTATCTCTTTCTTTGTGTGTTGGATGCCCTATCATGTGTACCAGGGCTTAATTCTCGCCCAGACCCAATCACTGCTTTTACAGTTTGCTCTGATACTTACAGTCATAACCACTTTCTTCAATACTGTCTTCTCTCCCACACTCTACCTATTTATTGGAGAGAACTTCAAAAAGGTTTTCAAGAAGTCCATTCTTGCCCTGTTTGAGTCAACATTCAGAGAGGATTCTTCAACAGAAAGGACACAAAATCTTAATTCAGAAGCCTACGTTTAA